A stretch of DNA from Ricinus communis isolate WT05 ecotype wild-type chromosome 4, ASM1957865v1, whole genome shotgun sequence:
gaataatatttttaatgggTCTAAGAGGATAGGATAAAAGTTTAAGGTTTAAATCCTATGGAAAACAAGATGGTGAATAATATTCTTAATGGGTTTAAGAGGATAGGGTATCTGCGAGTATCCTATCCAATACTCGTTTAGCTAAATAAGTACCGGATTCAGATACTCTGTATCTATTTGCATAATCAGGTTTAGATAATGGGTATCTGCCTGTTCAACCAAACCCGTCACAAACTTGTTTCTTACTATCCAAATTCATCCCATTATGGTGCAATTGGGATGAGTAGCCGATAACAACCGCCGGACTGTCATTCCTATTTACGATTATATTACTCAAGTTTAAAGTTTTGCAGTGATTACCATATGCCCttgtatattttcatattacacTACTAATCtctcaatatttaaaaaaatatattttcatcttttcattttgtaactttatactaaaaaattctCCCGCTAAAATCTCCATAAAATGACAGTTGCATATATTGAGTTATAAGTACTATTTACCtctgattttttatttaatacacAAGTTGTcctatattttgtttattatgttGAAACCTCttgcattttgataaaattaaccaCTGTCATCCGCTCAAAGTCAACATAATCAAACAACTacattgataaaaattaatcctTAACACGTATCAagtattaaattcattaaaaattaaattattatttttttctcaaactaGAGTAAAGTTTTCACTTTTTGTATAGTCTTTTAgtatatagtttaattttactttCCTTTCGTgcagtaaaataaataaattaaaatattattctttttttaggAACAGGATTTTGTTACATAAAAGATCAGCGTGAGTTGGGGCGCTGACTCAAAGGTCTCTCGCCATCTCAGTcaccaaaatagaaaaatagaaaatgaaaaaggagaaGTGCTTTCAAAGAGGGCCAGCCCCTGAGTTTACTTTTCTAGCAATCAAGCTGTACAAGTATGAATAAATTTTCATGCAATAGTAGTGttaacccttttcttttttataactaaagaaGCAGTTTAGAGAAATCTTCTCTCAAATCcatgattaattaaaactgGCCTCATTGTCTTAATATGAAATTcggtcatcatcatcaacagtATTGATTACCGCTGTCCCCATTGCAGTATCATTGATACCGCCACTCTTACCGCCATTCAGTATCTAACAACCAACAGAAGTATAGAACCCGAAAGGGGACAAACCTCTCCTTATGTCTTCACAAGTATTCTTATCATAAACTACTGTTCCATTGGGTCACCAGCAATTGCTGGAAAGACCTGTTGTATAGTTGAACAACGAGCATTACCAGCAATTGCTCTTGAGAATGATACAGGACAGGAATAGACTCGTGCTATCGATTTCAGCATGTTTTAAGCAGGTGTCAAATCCTTGAGAAACCTATTAACTCTTTCTTGGCCTTATTATATAAGGCTACTTTTTCACCCACATATGATGATGCAcgtgaattttaataattagacTTGCTATTGACCTTCAATCTTTTCAGCGCTTTAAACATGTCGTGaatataaagtatataaatatcatacaaataaaaacaactttcatcattttctttctttccaaagTTAGTTCAGTGAATACTTAAAGAGATATTAAACATTCTGTTGGCTTGTATATGATCTCAAATTGTAAGACATACATACCAATGTAATTAAACTGTCTATGGAAATGCTTGGCAAGAGGTTTAATATACCACTAGATTGAATGTAATGCTAGTTTATGTCTTGTTTTTTCAGTATCTATAGAGTTGTTTAACCTTCTGTTTGATATTGTAGTTGAATTTGAGTGCTTAGTCCATTTCAGGCAGCCAACCTTTTTTTATGGTCATatttgcttttccttttttatatCTGTTTTATAGTTGTAATTACACAAAACCATCCTTAACAGTATAACAGAAccacaaaaaggaaaaatggaAGCAGCAGCGCATAAGTAGcagaaaatagaaaagtagGAAAAGAGGAAAACATCATACCAAAACCAGCAGAGGCCATAAACTTCAGCAAGACTCAAGAAAGCAGCACAAACAGCAATTGCCATCCACCCACCACTGTGTGTGTGTTTATATAAGTTTGAACAAAGAAATATCTGGACAGATTTCAAACAATGCTTGGAAGAGTGAACCGATTTCAGAATTTGATAACTGATATGAAGGCATACATAGCTCATTATGAAGCCCTTTCGCCAATCTTTCAATGTCTATTTTTCCCTAGACTTGTCTCAGCAACTACTTCTTCTACTACAAGTCCCTCTTTACCATATAGGCACCTGATTCAGAGGCTGGAGTGAACAATATCCTTCTATAACATATGGCCgtaaaatgaaaagaagagaGTGAACCAAGTCCAAAGATAATGTACAAAAACACTCAAATTATGAGATGATTCTTACACTGGAATCAAAATAAACATCATCATAACTCAACATTTCGATGAATAGAAGAAGCAAGCCCGACCAGAACGCTGATCAGTTTTGTCTATGCtactcttctttctttatggATTTGGCAGAATCCTCCCCGTTACTTGTTAACCGACTTACACTAGCTTTCGCCTCAGCAACAAATTTGGGATCCGGCTCATGTTTATCTGAAGGTTCCTTCATTGCCATATAAATGTAGAATGCAATAACTATATTGACTGATATGACTGCCACGAGCCCACTCAACACTGTCAATGAATGAGGAGATAAATGGGACACGCCTGTTTCAAACAATAATACTTTTGAGAAAATAAGTCGAGTACAAGATCCAAATGAGCATTCAGGCACTTAGCTTTCATTCCCATTTCCTAGAACATAGTTTGATCAAAATCTATTGTATATGGAGAATTTGTA
This window harbors:
- the LOC107261974 gene encoding uncharacterized protein LOC107261974 — protein: MSGVIKKFFITSMFMWMAPIMILYAFNNELLPGVSHLSPHSLTVLSGLVAVISVNIVIAFYIYMAMKEPSDKHEPDPKFVAEAKASVSRLTSNGEDSAKSIKKEE